A genome region from Arthrobacter sp. V1I9 includes the following:
- a CDS encoding NfeD family protein produces MFEWLGENWWALWLTAFLAFAVIEMITLDLFFIMLGGGTLAALVADFAGADLWLQIVVFCVVSLLMIAFVRPVALAHLKNSPSEQRTNVDRLIGEQAVVMEPVTSDGGLVKIGGDIWTARSAGGVLPAGQKVVVSAIDGATAVVTAPPEAASQS; encoded by the coding sequence TTGTTCGAATGGCTCGGGGAAAACTGGTGGGCGTTGTGGCTCACCGCCTTCCTGGCGTTTGCCGTGATCGAGATGATCACGCTTGACCTGTTTTTTATCATGCTCGGCGGAGGAACCCTGGCCGCACTGGTAGCGGACTTCGCGGGCGCCGACCTCTGGCTGCAGATCGTGGTCTTCTGCGTGGTGTCCCTGCTGATGATCGCCTTCGTCCGGCCAGTGGCCCTGGCGCACCTGAAGAACAGTCCGTCTGAGCAGCGCACCAACGTGGACCGGCTCATCGGTGAGCAGGCCGTGGTGATGGAGCCCGTGACGTCCGACGGCGGCCTGGTCAAGATCGGCGGAGACATCTGGACCGCCCGCTCTGCAGGCGGCGTCCTTCCCGCCGGCCAGAAAGTGGTGGTTTCCGCCATCGACGGGGCCACGGCAGTGGTAACAGCGCCGCCGGAAGCAGCAAGCCAGTCCTGA
- a CDS encoding VOC family protein has translation MPSTIGTCLWFGNQAEEAAQFYTSVFDDSKILNVSRFGEGAPGPAGQAIVVEFELQGRGFTALNGARGSSFTEAVSFVVNCEDQDAVDRYWTALADGGSESMCGWLKDRFGVSWQIVPSVLGSLIAGHDPQGSQRAMQAMLGMRKLDIGELQKAYDG, from the coding sequence ATGCCAAGCACCATCGGGACATGCCTCTGGTTCGGGAACCAGGCGGAAGAGGCCGCACAGTTTTATACCTCGGTGTTTGATGATTCGAAGATATTGAACGTTTCGCGGTTTGGCGAAGGTGCGCCGGGTCCGGCAGGCCAGGCCATCGTCGTCGAGTTCGAGCTGCAAGGCCGCGGTTTCACGGCGCTCAATGGTGCGCGGGGCTCCAGTTTCACCGAGGCTGTTTCGTTTGTGGTCAATTGTGAGGACCAGGACGCTGTGGACCGCTACTGGACTGCACTGGCCGACGGCGGCAGCGAAAGCATGTGCGGCTGGCTCAAGGACCGCTTCGGAGTGTCCTGGCAGATCGTTCCGTCTGTACTGGGCTCCTTGATTGCGGGGCACGATCCGCAGGGTTCGCAACGCGCGATGCAGGCGATGCTGGGAATGCGAAAGCTGGACATCGGCGAGCTGCAGAAGGCATACGACGGCTGA
- a CDS encoding SPFH domain-containing protein, which yields MDNAGGTALAIVLVVLIVFVIIVLVRSVRIIPQARAGVVERLGKYQRTLNPGLTILIPFVDRLLPLLDLREQVVSFPPQPVITEDNLVVSIDTVVYFQVTDPRAATYEIANYIQAVEQLTTTTLRNVVGGLNLEEALTSRDQINGQLRGVLDEATGRWGIRVSRVELKAIDPPHSIQDSMEKQMRAERDRRAAILTAEGTKQSAILTAEGQRQASILAAEGDAKAAILRADGEAQAIQKVFDAIHKGNPDQKLLAYQYLQTLPKLAEGSSNKLWIIPSEVGEALKGIGNALGGTNPDPAVAGLFDEVGTKTSEP from the coding sequence ATGGATAACGCAGGAGGAACTGCATTGGCCATTGTGCTGGTGGTCCTGATCGTGTTTGTGATAATCGTGCTGGTGCGGTCGGTGCGGATCATTCCGCAGGCGCGCGCGGGCGTGGTTGAGCGGCTGGGCAAGTACCAGCGGACGCTTAATCCAGGGCTGACCATCCTGATTCCGTTTGTTGACCGGCTCCTGCCGTTGCTGGATCTCCGTGAGCAGGTGGTCTCGTTCCCTCCGCAGCCGGTGATCACCGAGGACAACCTGGTGGTTTCCATCGACACCGTTGTCTACTTCCAGGTCACGGACCCGAGGGCCGCCACCTACGAGATCGCCAACTACATCCAGGCAGTCGAACAGCTCACCACCACCACGCTGCGCAACGTGGTGGGCGGGCTGAACCTTGAAGAAGCACTTACCTCCCGCGACCAGATCAACGGACAGCTGCGCGGGGTCCTGGACGAGGCCACCGGCCGCTGGGGCATCCGTGTCTCCCGGGTGGAACTCAAGGCGATCGACCCGCCCCACTCCATCCAGGACTCCATGGAAAAGCAGATGCGTGCAGAGCGTGACCGCCGGGCCGCCATCCTGACTGCCGAAGGCACCAAGCAGTCAGCCATCCTCACTGCCGAAGGCCAGCGGCAGGCGTCCATCCTGGCCGCGGAAGGCGACGCCAAAGCGGCCATCCTGCGGGCTGACGGCGAGGCGCAGGCCATCCAGAAGGTCTTTGACGCCATCCACAAGGGCAACCCGGACCAGAAACTGCTGGCGTACCAATACCTGCAGACCCTTCCAAAGCTCGCGGAGGGTTCTTCCAACAAACTCTGGATCATCCCGAGCGAAGTCGGCGAGGCCCTGAAGGGGATTGGCAACGCTCTTGGCGGAACAAACCCTGATCCTGCCGTGGCGGGACTGTTCGACGAAGTGGGAACCAAAACCTCCGAGCCTTAG
- a CDS encoding DUF3054 domain-containing protein: protein MTPSIQRPLPSSPRSHIAAAAIADAVLILVFAAVGRDAHQRGDVVTGVLLTAWPFLAGAALGWLVSRAWRNPLSVHRTGLAVWLGALVGGMVLRLLTGQTVVLPFIIVALLSLGLLLVGWRLAWAGAGARRLRSA from the coding sequence ATGACGCCTTCGATTCAGCGGCCCCTTCCTTCATCTCCGCGATCCCACATAGCCGCCGCAGCCATTGCCGACGCCGTGCTCATCCTGGTGTTCGCCGCCGTCGGACGTGATGCGCACCAGCGCGGCGACGTGGTTACCGGCGTCCTGCTGACCGCCTGGCCCTTCCTGGCCGGGGCAGCGCTTGGATGGCTGGTTTCGAGGGCATGGCGGAACCCGCTGTCCGTCCACCGGACCGGGCTGGCGGTATGGCTTGGAGCCCTGGTGGGGGGCATGGTACTCCGCCTGCTGACCGGACAGACCGTGGTGCTGCCGTTTATCATCGTGGCGTTGCTGAGCCTGGGGCTGCTGCTGGTGGGGTGGCGGCTGGCGTGGGCAGGGGCAGGGGCCAGGCGGCTGAGAAGCGCATGA
- a CDS encoding class I SAM-dependent methyltransferase → MRQRAVKAVELMDDPDCDARRLQNTYRQFGVVNRALSGWRRLYVRELRPLMVAHKTPATLLDIGSGGGDLAHLLAGWARRDGLPLRVTGIDPDARATAYARGRPPKPGVEFRQAHSADLVREGGRFDFVISNHVLHHLSADELQQLLADSAALSTRKALHNDLRRSPAAYALFSAAALPFPHSYIRKDGLTSIRRSYTPAELAALAPPGWHVEATTAFHQVLALRRT, encoded by the coding sequence ATGCGGCAGCGCGCCGTCAAGGCCGTGGAACTGATGGACGACCCGGACTGCGACGCCCGGCGCCTGCAGAACACCTACCGCCAGTTTGGAGTGGTCAACCGCGCACTGTCCGGGTGGCGGAGGCTCTATGTGCGGGAGCTTCGTCCCTTGATGGTCGCGCACAAGACTCCCGCCACGCTGTTGGACATCGGCTCCGGGGGCGGCGACCTCGCGCACCTGCTGGCGGGCTGGGCCCGACGTGACGGACTTCCGCTGCGTGTTACCGGCATAGACCCTGATGCGCGGGCCACCGCCTATGCGCGGGGGCGTCCGCCCAAACCTGGTGTCGAGTTCCGGCAGGCGCACAGCGCCGATCTTGTCCGGGAGGGCGGACGCTTTGATTTCGTCATTTCAAACCATGTCCTGCACCACCTCTCGGCGGACGAACTTCAGCAGCTGCTCGCCGACTCGGCAGCCCTTTCCACCAGGAAGGCGCTGCACAACGACCTGAGGCGCAGCCCCGCCGCGTACGCGCTCTTCTCAGCCGCCGCGCTGCCATTTCCCCATTCCTACATCCGGAAGGACGGACTGACGTCCATTCGCAGGAGCTACACGCCGGCCGAACTGGCCGCCCTCGCTCCCCCGGGCTGGCACGTCGAAGCGACCACCGCGTTCCATCAGGTGCTGGCCCTGCGCAGGACCTGA
- a CDS encoding Lrp/AsnC family transcriptional regulator, with amino-acid sequence MITAFVLIKTDAARIPETAEEISAIEGISEVYSVTGEWDLIAVARVPRHEDLADVIADRLSKVPAVVHTTTHIAFRAYSQHDLDAAFALGFEQ; translated from the coding sequence GTGATCACCGCATTCGTTCTGATCAAGACTGACGCTGCACGCATTCCTGAAACGGCTGAGGAGATCTCGGCGATCGAGGGCATCAGCGAGGTGTACTCGGTCACCGGCGAATGGGACCTGATTGCGGTGGCAAGGGTGCCCCGGCATGAGGACCTGGCGGACGTGATTGCGGACCGCCTGTCCAAGGTGCCTGCCGTGGTGCACACAACAACGCACATCGCGTTCCGCGCGTACTCCCAGCACGATCTGGACGCAGCCTTCGCCCTGGGCTTCGAGCAGTAG
- the trpD gene encoding anthranilate phosphoribosyltransferase: protein MTSQASAASADNTWPRLISALINGKDLTADSTAWAMDTIMSGEATPAQIAGFLVALSAKGETVAELSGLVDAMLAHANPVSITGEKLDIVGTGGDQLNTVNISTMAALVAAGAGAKVVKHGNRAASSSSGSADVLEALGVRLDLSIEQVARNAEEAGITFCFAQVFHPSFRHTAVPRKELAIPTAFNFLGPLTNPAKVQASAVGVANARMAPLVAGVLARRGSRGLVFRGNDGLDELTTTGPSTVWEIRDGAVAEMTFSPSDLGIKPATVEQLRGGDAQANAAVVREVLAGKEGAARDAVLLNAAAGLVAFDTSADGPFPDRMQKAFSRAAESIATGAAAAVLEKWVSLTRR from the coding sequence GTGACTTCACAGGCATCTGCAGCGTCGGCGGACAACACTTGGCCGCGGCTGATCTCCGCACTGATCAATGGCAAGGACCTCACGGCGGACAGCACCGCCTGGGCCATGGACACCATCATGTCCGGGGAAGCGACGCCCGCACAGATTGCGGGATTCCTGGTCGCCCTGAGCGCCAAGGGTGAGACCGTTGCGGAGCTCTCAGGCCTGGTGGATGCCATGCTTGCCCACGCTAATCCAGTCTCAATCACAGGTGAGAAGCTGGACATCGTCGGGACGGGCGGTGACCAATTGAACACAGTCAACATCTCCACCATGGCGGCGCTGGTGGCTGCCGGAGCAGGCGCCAAGGTGGTTAAGCACGGCAACCGGGCGGCGTCGTCGTCGTCCGGTTCGGCAGATGTGCTGGAAGCCTTGGGTGTCCGCCTTGACCTGTCCATCGAACAGGTGGCGCGCAACGCGGAGGAGGCAGGAATCACGTTCTGCTTCGCCCAGGTGTTCCACCCGTCCTTCCGCCACACCGCCGTACCGCGGAAAGAGCTGGCCATACCTACAGCCTTCAACTTCCTCGGCCCGCTGACCAACCCAGCCAAAGTCCAGGCCTCCGCAGTGGGGGTTGCCAACGCCAGGATGGCGCCGCTGGTGGCGGGTGTCCTGGCCCGGCGTGGAAGCCGTGGCCTGGTGTTCCGCGGAAACGACGGGCTCGACGAACTGACTACCACTGGTCCCTCTACCGTATGGGAAATCCGCGACGGCGCTGTGGCTGAGATGACCTTCTCGCCGTCGGACCTCGGAATCAAACCGGCAACCGTGGAGCAGCTCCGCGGCGGTGACGCGCAGGCCAACGCCGCCGTGGTCCGCGAGGTCCTCGCGGGCAAGGAAGGTGCGGCACGCGATGCCGTTCTCCTGAATGCCGCAGCCGGCCTCGTGGCATTCGACACCAGTGCAGACGGTCCGTTCCCCGACCGCATGCAGAAGGCATTCAGCCGTGCAGCCGAATCCATTGCGACGGGCGCTGCCGCGGCCGTCCTCGAGAAATGGGTGTCGCTGACCCGCCGGTAA
- a CDS encoding methyltransferase domain-containing protein — MPSTTDLLLLCPVCREPLELLAAAPAGQSRLACRAGHSYDAARQGYFNLLVGKGTAFESDTADMVQARSDFLEAGHYRPLAAAVAAAVVPCLSEERAAVLDAGTGTGHYLRAVLDAAAAQHRRPVAAVGLDISKFALRRAARLNPEAVNLVSDVWQPLPLADKSVDAITVIFAPRNAAEFARVLRPAGRLVVVTPRTGHLAGIAAVTGMLGIEEGKETRLAEAMGSHFDVETSTDIEIPLALTRQEAASLAFMGPAGHHLRREDLSKRLESQPEPVQARANFRLTVFRPIKPAAT; from the coding sequence ATGCCCTCCACCACCGACCTTTTACTGCTGTGCCCGGTGTGCCGGGAACCGCTGGAACTTCTGGCTGCTGCCCCGGCGGGTCAGAGCCGGCTGGCCTGCCGTGCCGGCCACAGTTACGACGCCGCTCGCCAGGGCTACTTCAACCTGCTGGTCGGGAAGGGCACTGCCTTCGAGTCCGACACTGCTGACATGGTCCAGGCCCGCTCCGACTTCTTGGAGGCGGGGCATTACCGGCCTCTGGCAGCTGCGGTGGCGGCCGCCGTCGTGCCCTGCCTGTCCGAAGAACGCGCCGCGGTCCTGGACGCCGGAACGGGAACCGGACACTACCTGAGGGCGGTGCTCGACGCTGCCGCGGCACAGCACCGGCGCCCGGTGGCTGCCGTAGGCCTGGACATCTCCAAATTCGCCCTGCGCCGGGCCGCACGGCTCAACCCCGAGGCTGTGAACCTGGTGTCCGATGTCTGGCAGCCATTGCCGCTGGCAGACAAGTCGGTGGACGCCATAACGGTCATATTTGCACCCCGCAACGCCGCGGAATTTGCGCGGGTCCTGCGGCCTGCCGGACGGCTGGTGGTGGTCACACCCCGGACCGGTCACCTCGCTGGCATCGCCGCGGTCACCGGAATGCTCGGCATCGAGGAAGGCAAGGAAACCCGGCTGGCCGAAGCGATGGGCAGCCATTTCGACGTGGAAACAAGTACCGACATAGAGATTCCGCTGGCACTGACCCGGCAGGAAGCGGCAAGTCTCGCTTTTATGGGGCCGGCGGGCCACCACCTCCGGCGGGAGGACCTTTCGAAACGACTGGAGAGCCAGCCCGAGCCCGTTCAGGCCCGAGCGAACTTCCGGCTGACGGTGTTCCGGCCCATCAAACCCGCTGCGACGTAA
- a CDS encoding peptide deformylase codes for MSQSLPETAYTAEQIRENVELILSAGALPPIVQAGHPALRQRAAAFDGQLSDDELERLITLMRQVMHEAPGVGLAAPQLGIPLQLAVMEDQYDVDPEAAALRRRSPLDFLAVLNPRYTPLGPGVASFYEGCLSLNGLQAVVARHENVLLEFQSPDGAAIQREFSGWQARIVQHETDHLQGVLYVDRAQLRSLSSNAEYAAHWAEPGISKAQQGLGFDSGPAGISAR; via the coding sequence ATGAGCCAAAGCCTGCCTGAGACCGCATACACTGCAGAGCAGATCCGCGAAAACGTGGAGCTCATACTCTCAGCCGGCGCTCTCCCGCCCATCGTTCAGGCAGGCCATCCGGCGCTCAGGCAGCGCGCCGCCGCCTTCGACGGGCAGCTGTCGGACGACGAACTGGAGCGGCTGATTACCCTGATGCGGCAGGTGATGCACGAGGCTCCGGGCGTTGGGCTGGCAGCGCCCCAACTCGGAATACCGCTGCAGCTGGCCGTCATGGAGGACCAGTACGACGTCGACCCTGAGGCTGCTGCCCTCCGCCGCCGAAGCCCCCTGGACTTCCTCGCCGTCCTGAACCCCCGCTACACACCGCTGGGCCCTGGCGTTGCGTCCTTCTACGAGGGCTGCCTCTCACTCAACGGGCTTCAGGCCGTGGTGGCCCGGCACGAAAACGTGCTTCTTGAGTTCCAGTCCCCCGACGGGGCCGCCATACAGCGGGAGTTTTCCGGCTGGCAGGCCCGGATCGTGCAGCACGAAACAGATCACCTGCAGGGTGTGCTGTACGTGGACCGCGCCCAGCTTCGGTCCCTGAGCAGCAACGCCGAATACGCCGCCCACTGGGCCGAGCCAGGCATCAGCAAGGCGCAGCAGGGGCTCGGTTTCGACTCCGGCCCCGCCGGCATCAGCGCCCGCTGA
- a CDS encoding type III polyketide synthase has product MTVYVRSLETAVPKTILIQTEAREVFAAQPGLTRLGSRLVNTCFDSAAIDTRFTAVDELTTDSRSDDPQFFDPDTGLLLNPSTKVRNDIFGREATKLFVEAARAAVNAAPELDLLDITHLVTVSCTGFFNPGPDYKIVRELGLDPAVQRYHLGFMGCYAAFPALRAAKLFCEADPQAVVLVVCAELCSLHVRTSNDPDTIMGSALFADGAAAAVVTARSGSEEKSLLQLDHFETVLTPVGEDSMAWNIGDHGFEMILGNYVPHIIDDHIVGALQPLLARDPGLEALPYTSIRHWAIHPGGRSILDKVQARLSLTDEQLVPARETLRNFGNMSSATVLFVLKHILEQDPEDGDERICSMAFGPGLTVETALFTKLRQAAAADLGRVPGHAAAEVPVS; this is encoded by the coding sequence ATGACGGTCTATGTTCGATCACTGGAAACTGCAGTTCCGAAAACGATTCTGATCCAAACAGAAGCCCGTGAGGTGTTTGCGGCCCAGCCAGGCTTGACGAGGCTCGGCTCACGCCTGGTCAACACCTGTTTTGATTCCGCTGCCATTGATACGCGCTTTACCGCCGTGGACGAACTTACAACGGATTCCCGCTCCGACGATCCGCAGTTCTTTGATCCTGACACCGGCCTGCTGCTGAACCCCAGCACAAAGGTCCGCAACGACATCTTCGGCCGCGAGGCAACAAAACTCTTCGTGGAAGCCGCCCGTGCAGCAGTCAATGCCGCCCCGGAACTGGATCTACTTGACATAACTCATCTTGTGACCGTGTCCTGCACAGGCTTTTTCAATCCCGGCCCCGACTACAAAATCGTCCGGGAACTGGGCTTGGATCCTGCCGTCCAGCGCTACCACCTGGGATTCATGGGCTGCTATGCCGCGTTCCCCGCACTCCGGGCCGCAAAACTGTTCTGCGAGGCCGACCCGCAGGCCGTGGTCCTGGTGGTGTGCGCCGAACTGTGCTCCCTGCACGTCCGCACCTCAAACGATCCGGACACCATTATGGGTTCAGCCCTTTTCGCCGATGGCGCGGCGGCCGCCGTCGTCACTGCACGCAGCGGATCGGAGGAAAAGTCCCTGCTCCAGCTTGACCACTTCGAAACCGTGCTCACACCGGTTGGCGAAGACTCGATGGCGTGGAACATCGGCGATCACGGATTCGAAATGATCCTGGGGAATTATGTCCCGCACATCATCGATGACCACATCGTGGGCGCCCTGCAGCCCCTTCTTGCCCGGGACCCGGGACTGGAGGCACTCCCCTACACGTCCATCCGGCACTGGGCTATCCACCCCGGCGGACGGAGCATCCTGGACAAAGTTCAGGCCCGGCTAAGTCTCACCGACGAGCAACTGGTACCGGCACGCGAGACGCTGCGCAACTTCGGAAACATGAGCAGCGCCACCGTGCTGTTTGTCCTCAAGCACATCTTGGAACAGGACCCGGAGGACGGGGACGAACGCATCTGTTCCATGGCCTTCGGCCCGGGACTCACGGTGGAGACTGCGCTGTTCACCAAACTCCGTCAGGCTGCGGCCGCGGACCTGGGCCGGGTGCCCGGACACGCCGCGGCAGAAGTACCCGTATCCTGA
- a CDS encoding glycoside hydrolase family 95-like protein — protein sequence MPVPSAFRGTQLEGAAVLALSHNGQPGAAGNDGEGASGALTGITELVFVLATSTSFTVPGQPPRGNASQCAAEASVRASAALERGFDALRKEHEDAHRALYDRLSLVLEPGPDRQVPAPRVPTDLRILHAAKQPGGAPAADPGLVALLFNYGRYLLISSSRPGTLPATLQGIWNDELQPPWSSNYTLNINTEMNYWGAEAANLAECHEPLLDLVEALADRGRTTARILYGTRGWAAHHNTDEWAFTSPTSGHASWSQWAMAGVWLVCHLDERRRFGSATPDELRRLWALALGAAEFACDWLLDDGGATLETSPSISPENCYLSGQGRAAVTTSSGMDRALLTWLFDTVLALAEEVGEEDHPVVRGSAAARARIGPPAVGGGAVLEWGTALREAEPDHRHISHLVFAYPGSAPLTDDLRTAINTTLHRRGDDSTGWSLIWKLCVQARLRERGRVADLLRLMFRPVATTAVNHSGGLYPNLFAAHPPFQVDGNLGFIAAVTEMLLQSHAGELHVLPALPADFAAGSVSGLVARPGITVDIRWEHGAAVELSMTPRNAAAAGMNLARIGEWTGFVELRTGYRTRLVASGPEFKVTFSAAARLQRPQQHQRPIPRRSR from the coding sequence GTGCCCGTTCCCTCGGCCTTTCGAGGAACTCAGCTTGAGGGCGCGGCCGTTCTGGCCCTGTCCCACAACGGGCAACCCGGTGCCGCAGGCAATGATGGCGAGGGTGCATCAGGTGCCCTCACCGGTATCACCGAACTGGTATTCGTCCTGGCCACCAGCACCTCATTCACGGTTCCCGGCCAGCCCCCGCGCGGCAATGCCTCGCAATGCGCCGCCGAGGCCTCTGTCCGGGCCTCGGCCGCCCTGGAACGTGGTTTTGACGCACTGCGCAAGGAACATGAGGACGCCCACAGGGCTCTGTATGACCGGTTGAGCTTAGTCCTTGAGCCCGGCCCTGACCGGCAAGTCCCCGCCCCGCGGGTGCCCACGGATTTGCGGATCCTGCACGCCGCAAAGCAGCCAGGCGGCGCTCCGGCAGCTGATCCCGGCCTCGTGGCGCTGCTCTTCAACTACGGACGGTACCTGCTGATATCGTCCTCCCGGCCCGGCACCCTGCCGGCAACGCTGCAGGGCATCTGGAATGACGAACTGCAGCCACCGTGGTCCTCCAATTACACGCTGAACATCAACACCGAGATGAACTACTGGGGGGCCGAAGCCGCCAACCTTGCGGAGTGCCATGAGCCGTTGCTGGACTTGGTGGAGGCCCTGGCAGACCGAGGGCGCACCACAGCAAGAATCCTCTACGGAACCCGAGGCTGGGCAGCACACCACAACACCGACGAGTGGGCGTTTACGTCGCCCACCTCCGGCCACGCCAGCTGGTCCCAATGGGCGATGGCTGGTGTGTGGCTCGTCTGCCATCTCGATGAGCGGCGACGCTTCGGATCAGCCACCCCGGACGAGCTGCGGCGCTTGTGGGCGCTGGCGTTGGGGGCGGCAGAGTTCGCGTGCGACTGGCTGCTGGACGACGGCGGCGCCACCCTGGAGACAAGCCCCTCCATCTCCCCCGAAAACTGCTACCTGAGCGGACAGGGCAGGGCAGCCGTGACCACCTCCAGCGGTATGGACCGGGCGCTGTTGACCTGGCTCTTTGACACTGTGCTTGCCTTGGCGGAGGAAGTAGGCGAAGAAGACCACCCGGTGGTGCGTGGGTCTGCTGCTGCCCGGGCGCGGATCGGTCCCCCTGCCGTTGGCGGCGGCGCAGTCCTTGAGTGGGGTACAGCACTCCGCGAAGCTGAACCGGACCACCGGCATATATCCCACCTGGTTTTTGCCTATCCCGGCAGCGCTCCCCTGACCGATGACCTACGGACAGCGATCAATACAACGCTCCACCGCAGGGGCGACGATTCCACCGGCTGGTCACTGATCTGGAAACTGTGCGTCCAAGCCCGGCTCCGGGAGCGCGGCCGGGTGGCGGATTTGCTGCGCCTTATGTTCAGGCCCGTCGCCACTACGGCGGTGAACCACTCCGGCGGCCTGTATCCGAATTTATTCGCGGCGCACCCGCCCTTCCAGGTGGACGGAAACCTCGGGTTCATCGCAGCAGTCACGGAGATGCTTCTGCAGAGCCACGCGGGAGAACTGCACGTGCTGCCTGCGCTCCCGGCGGACTTTGCCGCGGGCAGCGTCAGCGGGCTGGTTGCCCGGCCAGGTATCACCGTGGACATACGCTGGGAGCACGGCGCCGCCGTCGAACTTTCAATGACACCGCGGAACGCTGCAGCCGCCGGGATGAACCTGGCACGCATTGGCGAGTGGACTGGGTTTGTGGAACTGCGAACCGGCTATCGCACCCGGCTCGTAGCTTCCGGCCCGGAATTCAAAGTGACGTTCAGCGCCGCGGCCCGATTGCAGCGCCCACAACAGCACCAACGCCCAATCCCACGGCGAAGCCGATAA
- a CDS encoding NAD(P)/FAD-dependent oxidoreductase, whose translation MAAAKDVVIIGGGPVGLYLAALLLQDGISVKVLEQRQARNLHSRAIGIHPPALEALEQVGIASSAVWEGIKIREGLAVSGGKTVGIMPFAAASDTYPFVLALPQFRTEQLLEERVRRLDSGALVRGVRATALKDDGGSVTAVAEPAGGGKGGTAAFTASLVVAADGARSPMRDLLGVPVCRKIYPDHYLMGDYRDAGLYGERAVLFLESGGIVESFPLPGGIRRWVVRLGSPAGTAGPDELAQLVLRRTGILPDAGTNTMVSAFSVRSTVARSMVAGRVFLLGDAAHEISPIGGQGMNLGWLDARALSPLIRAALAGGSLDHMDAELKEFQARRQRAAAVAKRQSEINMMLGRPLPRPLLSLRNLGMSAAAATPAVNRWVARRFTMQGPKFVSGPAARLSP comes from the coding sequence ATGGCAGCGGCAAAAGACGTGGTGATCATCGGTGGGGGTCCTGTGGGCCTCTACCTGGCTGCCCTGCTGCTTCAGGACGGCATCAGCGTCAAGGTTCTTGAACAGAGGCAGGCCCGGAACCTGCACTCCCGGGCCATCGGCATCCATCCGCCGGCCCTGGAGGCTTTGGAGCAAGTGGGGATTGCGTCGTCCGCAGTTTGGGAGGGGATAAAAATCCGCGAAGGTCTGGCGGTCAGCGGCGGAAAAACTGTAGGTATCATGCCATTTGCGGCGGCTTCGGACACGTACCCGTTCGTGCTGGCCCTGCCCCAGTTCAGGACCGAACAGCTGCTGGAGGAGCGGGTCCGCCGTCTGGACAGCGGCGCCCTGGTCAGGGGCGTGCGGGCCACTGCACTGAAGGACGACGGCGGGTCAGTCACCGCCGTCGCGGAACCCGCCGGGGGCGGCAAGGGAGGAACGGCCGCCTTTACGGCGTCCCTCGTAGTGGCGGCAGACGGCGCCCGGTCGCCCATGCGCGACCTCTTAGGGGTGCCGGTGTGCCGGAAAATTTATCCTGACCATTACCTCATGGGCGATTACCGGGACGCGGGGCTTTACGGGGAACGGGCGGTGCTGTTCCTTGAATCGGGCGGAATCGTTGAGTCCTTTCCGTTGCCGGGCGGAATACGGCGGTGGGTGGTGCGGCTGGGAAGCCCTGCCGGTACTGCCGGGCCGGATGAGTTGGCACAGCTGGTCCTGCGCCGAACCGGGATCCTCCCGGATGCCGGCACCAACACCATGGTGAGCGCCTTCAGCGTCCGTTCCACCGTCGCCAGGAGCATGGTGGCGGGGCGGGTGTTCCTGCTCGGCGATGCTGCCCACGAGATCAGTCCCATTGGTGGCCAGGGCATGAATCTGGGCTGGCTGGATGCCCGGGCCCTCTCCCCCCTCATCCGGGCGGCATTGGCCGGCGGAAGCTTGGACCACATGGATGCGGAGCTCAAGGAGTTCCAGGCACGGCGGCAACGGGCGGCGGCAGTGGCCAAACGACAGTCCGAAATCAACATGATGCTGGGACGGCCCCTGCCCCGGCCGTTATTGAGCCTCCGAAACCTGGGGATGAGCGCCGCTGCTGCCACTCCGGCGGTCAACCGATGGGTCGCGCGGCGCTTCACCATGCAGGGGCCGAAGTTCGTGTCCGGCCCGGCCGCTAGGCTTTCCCCATGA
- a CDS encoding VOC family protein: MRLIQVAQHVEDLRRAAAFYAELLAVQPTAVFDPPGLVFFDLEGVRLLLEPGAPRALLYLHVPDVRASVDELQARGVEVVDAPQVIYSHTDSRLGPAGTDEWMAFVRDSEGNTLGLVSQLATGHPASGGPGA; encoded by the coding sequence GTGCGGTTGATTCAGGTTGCCCAGCACGTGGAAGATCTCCGCCGGGCAGCTGCGTTTTACGCCGAACTTCTGGCGGTGCAACCCACTGCGGTGTTCGATCCGCCCGGCCTTGTCTTCTTTGACCTGGAGGGCGTGCGGCTGCTGCTGGAACCGGGCGCCCCGCGGGCTCTCCTGTACCTCCACGTTCCTGATGTGAGGGCGTCCGTGGACGAACTCCAAGCCAGGGGAGTGGAGGTGGTGGATGCGCCGCAGGTGATTTACAGCCATACCGACAGCCGCCTGGGACCGGCAGGTACGGATGAGTGGATGGCATTTGTCCGGGACAGCGAAGGCAACACGCTGGGACTCGTCAGCCAGCTGGCTACAGGACACCCGGCCTCCGGAGGGCCCGGCGCCTGA